From the genome of Elusimicrobiota bacterium, one region includes:
- a CDS encoding UvrD-helicase domain-containing protein, with product MIDLSRNHVIEAGAGTGKTYNLVQALLQALFQKGLPLTSIVALTFTKKAAGEMKERVADELRKILAAKTQSEETRAWGHRLEELQTLARAAMGQIDRAQISTIHSFSFSLLKRFPLAAGINPEAEVDEKGLRYADIFDLEWPRWLTAELRLGSPREKEWMDVLSRFSVADIEDAARLLSDFRTPLQALPVSETDLPKRLQPHDKRLKELAADHSPEDKTGRLAVACEAVLGRAAKGASLAELPAELLEDVRLEPGTPKSWSKEELREIKFFRKLAHNLLDGGDHQVALLTQLLRPFVERFRSTVLAQGYLSNDALLALACELVRDRHDIRETLKREFRMILIDEFQDTDPLQGELLLFLAEQMKGRATRWTNVQLEPGKLFVVGDPKQSIYRFRGADISAYRQITDVILAQGGLSTSLQKSWRSHEQIIHVINRSFSRIIQERKPISPAYVPLEPQRPLAGLPLQTVELCLANSPEPQSSEDANKQEADHVALWIAQNVGAWECLDKQGNRRPLQYKDIALIFRSTPAMRTFLESLRAQDIPFVVEGERYFYSTPEVKDLINFLRVIENPRDRIALVGFLRSPLGGFTDAEILDLKETDSLNATHPLPPSFTKPQLQIWELLQHLHARVGREPLKALLQHIFEESFVLELAARSYHRDQTIANILKLKRLLESFAEEGVTTFRLLLAKVKSFMEEDRLEGESPLADETYDAVRLLTAHKSKGLEFPVVILPSLHSGRRSGAFEALSYDWSTGRLGLRVAGLQNLEKFVLDWETQEREREEEKRVLYVAMTRARERLMLSGGIHLIKPASDSYLEWLGIAWELPLDRVTPGSMERGPAQLQISFIEKSSRDEPARRPALRVLPVDFSNQSFANRWQERAKHCQETLARKQTLRPSAIDNSLRHSPQLLAGNLSGRTTLMDPPHRPPVESISRCGPVYENIDRRAGPPESAEDDEFVVFPNDDEKRLLPDEAKILGTLIHRFLEQWDFSKTQSEIPARLRQVIGNLFASAGLPLTSPSSAAVEKEAQVILDGFVGSESYNEIKTATILGREIPFFYAQPDNGLMRGSIDLLYRLPDGTLIVADYKTDRLPKDRETASLAARYQPQVSIYREAIQRALGEKTLTKLIFLRASSAITI from the coding sequence ATGATTGACCTTTCGCGAAATCATGTCATCGAGGCCGGGGCAGGAACCGGGAAAACCTACAACCTGGTCCAGGCGCTGCTGCAGGCGCTCTTCCAGAAAGGCCTCCCGCTCACCAGCATCGTGGCCCTGACCTTCACCAAGAAAGCCGCCGGAGAAATGAAAGAGCGCGTAGCCGATGAATTGCGCAAGATTCTGGCGGCAAAGACCCAGTCGGAAGAAACCCGCGCCTGGGGTCACCGATTGGAGGAATTGCAAACTCTGGCGCGTGCGGCGATGGGACAGATCGATCGCGCCCAGATCAGCACCATTCACTCGTTTTCGTTTTCACTTTTGAAACGCTTCCCGTTGGCGGCCGGTATCAATCCTGAAGCCGAAGTGGATGAAAAAGGTCTTCGTTATGCCGATATCTTTGACCTGGAATGGCCGCGGTGGCTGACCGCGGAATTGCGCCTGGGTTCGCCGCGAGAAAAAGAGTGGATGGACGTCTTAAGCCGGTTTTCCGTCGCCGATATCGAAGACGCGGCCCGCCTGTTGAGCGATTTTCGGACGCCCCTGCAAGCGCTCCCGGTTTCCGAAACGGATCTTCCGAAACGCCTCCAACCGCATGACAAGCGACTAAAGGAACTGGCGGCGGATCATTCGCCCGAGGACAAAACCGGACGATTGGCGGTGGCGTGCGAAGCGGTGCTGGGCCGCGCGGCCAAAGGAGCATCTCTGGCCGAGCTTCCGGCGGAACTCCTCGAAGATGTCCGGCTTGAACCGGGAACCCCGAAGAGCTGGAGTAAAGAGGAACTGCGCGAGATCAAATTCTTCCGCAAATTGGCCCACAACCTGCTCGACGGAGGGGACCATCAAGTCGCTTTGCTGACACAGCTTTTGCGTCCCTTTGTGGAGCGATTCCGTTCCACCGTTCTGGCGCAAGGGTATTTGTCGAACGACGCGCTTCTGGCGCTGGCTTGCGAACTGGTGCGCGATCGTCACGACATTCGAGAGACCTTGAAGCGAGAGTTTCGGATGATTCTGATCGACGAGTTCCAGGACACCGATCCCCTGCAGGGCGAACTCCTGCTCTTTCTGGCGGAGCAGATGAAAGGCCGCGCCACCCGGTGGACGAACGTCCAGCTGGAACCCGGAAAACTGTTTGTGGTGGGGGACCCGAAACAATCTATCTACCGCTTCCGTGGAGCGGACATCAGCGCTTACCGACAGATCACCGACGTGATCCTGGCGCAGGGGGGCTTGAGCACGTCCCTGCAGAAGAGCTGGCGCAGCCACGAACAGATCATTCACGTCATCAACCGGAGTTTCAGCCGGATCATTCAGGAACGCAAACCCATCTCTCCCGCCTACGTGCCGCTGGAACCGCAGCGCCCGCTGGCCGGACTGCCCCTGCAGACTGTCGAACTCTGTCTGGCCAACTCACCAGAACCCCAGAGCAGCGAAGACGCTAATAAACAGGAAGCGGACCACGTTGCCCTCTGGATCGCGCAGAACGTGGGCGCCTGGGAATGCCTCGACAAACAGGGAAACCGGCGGCCGCTTCAGTACAAAGACATCGCCCTCATTTTCCGGTCCACCCCGGCGATGCGGACCTTTCTCGAGTCGCTGCGCGCTCAAGATATTCCCTTTGTCGTGGAAGGAGAACGTTATTTCTACTCCACCCCGGAAGTTAAGGACCTAATCAATTTCCTGCGCGTCATTGAAAACCCGCGCGACCGGATCGCGCTCGTCGGGTTTCTCCGCTCACCCCTGGGCGGGTTTACCGATGCCGAGATCCTCGACCTGAAGGAAACCGACAGCCTGAACGCCACGCATCCGCTGCCACCCTCGTTCACGAAACCCCAGCTTCAAATCTGGGAGCTGCTGCAACACCTGCATGCGCGTGTCGGGCGCGAGCCGTTGAAGGCGCTCTTGCAGCACATTTTCGAGGAATCCTTCGTACTGGAGCTGGCCGCGCGCTCGTACCATCGCGATCAAACCATCGCCAACATTTTGAAGTTGAAGCGGCTGCTGGAAAGTTTCGCCGAAGAAGGCGTCACCACGTTCCGCTTGCTTCTGGCCAAAGTGAAGTCTTTTATGGAAGAAGACCGGCTGGAGGGAGAAAGCCCTCTGGCGGACGAGACGTACGACGCCGTACGCCTTCTGACCGCGCACAAGTCCAAAGGTCTGGAGTTCCCGGTCGTCATCCTGCCGTCCCTGCACAGCGGCCGGCGTAGCGGCGCGTTCGAAGCGCTCAGTTACGACTGGAGCACGGGACGCCTCGGCCTTCGAGTGGCGGGTCTGCAAAACCTGGAAAAATTCGTTCTGGATTGGGAAACTCAGGAGCGCGAACGGGAAGAGGAAAAGCGCGTGCTGTATGTCGCGATGACGCGCGCCCGGGAACGACTCATGCTTTCCGGAGGCATCCATTTGATCAAGCCGGCCAGCGACAGTTACCTCGAATGGCTGGGGATCGCCTGGGAACTCCCGTTGGATCGTGTAACCCCCGGTTCGATGGAACGGGGACCCGCGCAGCTGCAGATTTCTTTTATCGAAAAAAGCAGCCGGGATGAACCCGCACGCCGGCCAGCCCTGCGCGTCCTGCCAGTCGATTTCTCAAACCAATCTTTTGCTAACCGGTGGCAAGAACGTGCTAAACATTGTCAGGAAACCCTCGCCAGGAAACAGACCTTGCGCCCCAGCGCGATCGACAACTCTCTCCGTCATTCCCCGCAGCTACTGGCGGGGAACCTATCAGGCCGTACGACACTGATGGATCCTCCGCACCGTCCACCCGTCGAATCCATCAGTCGGTGCGGCCCCGTCTATGAGAACATCGACAGGAGGGCGGGGCCGCCAGAGTCCGCGGAGGATGACGAGTTTGTGGTGTTCCCTAACGATGACGAGAAACGCCTCCTTCCGGATGAAGCGAAAATACTGGGTACACTGATCCACCGGTTTCTGGAACAGTGGGATTTCAGCAAGACTCAAAGCGAGATCCCCGCGCGCCTTCGCCAAGTCATAGGGAACCTGTTCGCTTCCGCGGGACTCCCGCTCACGTCACCGTCCTCCGCCGCGGTCGAGAAAGAAGCACAGGTTATTCTGGACGGGTTTGTCGGCTCTGAATCCTACAACGAAATTAAAACGGCAACGATTCTAGGTCGGGAAATCCCCTTCTTTTATGCACAACCAGACAACGGGCTGATGCGCGGCTCCATCGACCTTCTCTAC